A genomic region of Thermodesulfobium narugense DSM 14796 contains the following coding sequences:
- a CDS encoding bifunctional YncE family protein/alkaline phosphatase family protein, which produces MLRKSFLYFVVVSLFSQFIFFESFSLAKESLWIPTDQNLTPAGKQILIPGRPNAIAISPDGNMVALNVGGYPNNLTPNYYPIVLVNLKEGKIIQNISLSKGERGGSYTGIVYSKDGSKLYASFSDGKILDFDVDSNGLLTLSKVIKLPESVDGKTSDPGGLSISPDNSKLYVALSRNNSIGIINLSNDKFEGEIPVGNAPYTILIDSNLAFVTNQGGRVATIGDYTNYSSGTSIISNPSTGAASTGTVSVVDLNTKSVIKNIPVGLQPTAMCQNTEDLFVTNVNNDTISVINKKSLNVVKTISVHPYPNSIFGSQPNAIAIYKNKLYVSLGSNNAIAVYDWNGENEAVKFDGLIPTGWYPGDIAFDKALNIVVVANIKGVGSLGKEVPFDRSKEFFGHSVYAWLGSISIVKYPDEKVLSDYTKQVYENNNWNNLLSENAQANNNSGIFKVPLQITEPQNKISNYQFGISVSIPLHSGELSAIKHVFYIIKENRPYDQVFGDIKEGNGDPKLVLFGEKVTPNQHALAKDFVLFDNFYCSGSVSADGHQFTDQGLDPDYVERQFGDFPRSYPNEGGDSLAYLSSGFIWEDAVNHGKSVANFGEYVKYFRTPTGAGVEPLGSWQEWYKDSQILEGKISGQLHIPIGRFQSVSDVVSNDKLLVRDYPPFCLNIPDQYRVDIFLRQFDLYLKNNDLPNLIIMSLPNDHTGGTKPGLPTPEAMVADNDLALGRIVDAISHSKYWKDSIIFVVEDDAQNGVDHVDGHRTIALIIGPYVKRNYVDHTKYTQIDMLRTIEQILGLPPMNQMDSAATPMYDAFTDKPDFTPYDVLPNKVPLDEMNPDLKSLNVSSSKVQYLWALASKDMFSGSTIDDEDKQSVNLLNRDIWYSVKGFDSPYPGDNKVFSPNEAKIKSLMNNSYNN; this is translated from the coding sequence ATGTTGAGAAAATCTTTCTTATATTTTGTGGTAGTTTCTTTGTTTTCGCAGTTTATATTTTTTGAATCTTTTTCTCTCGCTAAAGAATCATTGTGGATTCCTACAGATCAAAATTTAACGCCTGCAGGAAAGCAAATACTCATTCCTGGAAGACCAAATGCTATTGCTATAAGTCCAGATGGGAATATGGTTGCTCTGAATGTTGGGGGGTATCCAAACAATCTTACTCCAAATTATTATCCAATTGTATTAGTTAATTTAAAGGAAGGTAAAATAATACAAAATATTAGTTTATCTAAAGGTGAACGGGGTGGATCGTATACAGGAATAGTTTATTCAAAGGATGGATCAAAATTATATGCGTCTTTCAGCGATGGGAAAATTCTTGACTTTGATGTGGATAGTAATGGGTTATTAACTTTATCTAAAGTAATTAAATTACCCGAAAGCGTTGATGGAAAAACTTCTGATCCGGGAGGCTTATCTATCTCACCTGACAACTCTAAATTATATGTAGCATTGAGTAGGAATAATTCAATAGGCATAATAAATCTTTCGAATGATAAATTTGAAGGTGAAATTCCAGTTGGAAATGCGCCATATACAATATTAATTGACTCAAATTTAGCTTTTGTTACGAATCAGGGTGGAAGAGTTGCCACAATTGGTGATTATACTAATTATTCGAGTGGTACGTCAATAATTTCAAATCCTAGTACGGGCGCAGCTAGTACTGGTACGGTTTCTGTGGTAGATCTAAACACAAAGTCGGTGATAAAGAATATTCCTGTAGGTTTGCAGCCTACTGCAATGTGTCAAAATACAGAAGATTTATTTGTAACTAATGTCAATAACGATACAATTTCTGTTATAAACAAGAAGTCTTTAAATGTAGTAAAGACTATTAGTGTCCATCCATATCCAAATTCTATATTTGGCAGTCAACCTAATGCAATTGCAATTTATAAAAATAAATTATATGTTAGTCTTGGCTCTAATAATGCTATAGCTGTTTATGATTGGAATGGCGAAAACGAAGCAGTAAAGTTTGACGGTCTAATTCCTACAGGATGGTATCCTGGTGATATAGCTTTTGATAAAGCGTTAAATATCGTTGTGGTAGCGAATATAAAGGGTGTAGGATCCTTAGGTAAAGAAGTGCCATTTGATCGTTCTAAAGAATTTTTTGGGCATTCTGTTTATGCTTGGCTTGGAAGTATATCAATCGTAAAATACCCTGATGAAAAAGTTTTGTCTGATTATACTAAACAGGTATATGAGAATAACAATTGGAACAATTTATTGAGTGAAAACGCGCAAGCTAATAATAATTCTGGCATATTTAAAGTTCCTTTACAAATTACTGAACCTCAAAACAAAATTAGTAATTATCAATTTGGCATATCAGTCTCTATTCCCCTACATTCAGGAGAGCTCTCTGCTATAAAACATGTCTTTTATATTATCAAAGAGAATAGACCCTATGATCAGGTGTTTGGCGACATCAAAGAAGGTAATGGAGATCCAAAGTTAGTGTTATTTGGAGAAAAGGTTACTCCGAATCAACACGCATTAGCAAAGGACTTTGTATTGTTTGATAACTTCTATTGTAGCGGTTCAGTATCTGCTGATGGACACCAGTTTACAGATCAAGGGTTAGATCCTGATTATGTAGAAAGACAGTTTGGGGATTTTCCACGCAGTTATCCTAATGAAGGAGGGGATAGTCTAGCCTATCTTTCATCGGGTTTTATTTGGGAGGATGCAGTTAATCATGGTAAGTCGGTAGCTAACTTTGGAGAATATGTAAAATACTTCCGCACTCCTACGGGGGCTGGCGTAGAGCCATTAGGAAGTTGGCAAGAGTGGTACAAAGATTCACAGATTCTTGAAGGAAAAATTTCAGGGCAACTCCACATTCCCATTGGAAGATTCCAATCTGTATCCGATGTAGTTTCAAATGATAAGCTCTTGGTACGCGATTATCCACCATTTTGTTTAAACATACCGGATCAGTATAGAGTAGATATATTCTTGAGACAATTCGACTTATACTTGAAAAACAACGATCTACCAAATTTAATTATTATGTCTTTACCTAACGATCATACTGGTGGGACAAAACCGGGACTTCCAACGCCAGAAGCTATGGTAGCTGATAATGACCTTGCACTAGGTAGAATTGTTGATGCGATAAGCCACAGCAAATACTGGAAAGACTCTATTATATTTGTAGTTGAAGATGACGCCCAAAATGGTGTAGATCATGTTGATGGACATAGGACAATTGCCCTTATTATTGGCCCCTATGTAAAAAGAAATTACGTTGACCATACAAAATATACTCAGATAGATATGTTGAGGACGATAGAGCAGATTTTAGGTTTGCCACCAATGAACCAGATGGATTCTGCTGCAACACCTATGTATGATGCTTTTACTGATAAACCTGATTTTACTCCCTATGACGTTTTGCCAAACAAGGTTCCTCTAGATGAAATGAATCCAGATCTAAAATCTTTGAACGTGTCAAGCAGCAAGGTGCAATACTTATGGGCATTAGCTTCTAAAGATATGTTTTCTGGTTCTACAATTGATGACGAGGATAAACAAAGCGTTAACCTATTAAATAGAGATATATGGTACAGTGTAAAGGGCTTTGATTCACCCTACCCAGGCGACAATAAAGTGTTTTCGCCAAACGAAGCAAAAATAAAGTCCTTAATGAATAATAGTTACAATAATTAA